The DNA sequence GGCCCCTCCAAAGAGTCTGCCAGATTTCGAAGATGTTGATTTCAGGATCTGAGGTTGCGGGGGATTGGCTTTGAAGGTTTCTCAAGCGTCTTGTCAGTAACTCGGCTAGGGAACTCGACAGGAGATCTTAGCACGAAGATAGCGTCGTGGCCGCGGTTGGAAGGTTAAAGGTCCAGGCCGAACCCGGCGCCCGCCGTGTATCCGCCGCCGAGGCTAGCCCCCGCGAGAGAAAAGCCAAACGGGCTGACCCACCGCAGCCCTGCATTCGGGGAGCGCGCGTCCCATTCTGCGACGAACTCGATTCCGAACGGCAGGGCCCACTGCAGCCCATAGAAGAAACCGTCGAGAAAGGGCTCCGACCGTGCGTAGCGATTGGGCTTGCGATCCCCTGCCCCCCAGCCTCCCGTTAGTGCAAAAGGCCCCCATCGCTGCGTCGCGACGATGTAGTAGTTCGCGAGGCCATACCCCGTGTCCAGGCCATTGAACGCGTTTGCCGACAGCGGGTCGACGGTGCCGATGGCCAGCGCGGGGCCTTGCCAGTAGAGGGGCAGACGAAGCTTGGCTGACAGCGCCCGGTGGAAGCCGTTCGGAAGATGCGGGAAGCCCGGGTCCGGCCAATCGGACACGCTCAGCGCACCGGCCGTGACTTCGACGAAGGGAAGCAGAGGCAGCGAGGCGACGTAGTCCCTGTTGACGAATCCCGTGTTCGGGGGCGAAAGGAGGAGATCCCGCTTCGGGGCCTCTAGCCACCGATAAGCCAGGGACAGGCGCTCCACGACCGTGGCAGTCGGCACATTGAAAAGGCCCGAGTAGCCCGCAAGCGCCAAGTCCACGCTGGGCGTGGCCGTCAGAAACAGCTCTATCACTGCGGCATCGTAGCACGACAGGCCGGAGCCAAGTCCGAGATTTGCTGGCTGGAACGCATCGGTAGTAAAATGACTGGAAACGACACGCGCCGTTGCTAGCTCCAGAAGCAGGCCCATGAGACGGATTTTCCGGGCGGCTCCAACCTACCTGGTCATCCCGCTTGCGGTCTTGGGAAGCGGGTTGGTGAGCCCCGCCGGGGCCTATGTCGATCCGCTGGCGGGCGCCTGTTCTGGTTCGACGGCAAGCCCCGGAGACTCGTCTCGCCGGCCGCTGAAGAGGTCGCAAAGCAGTATCTGGCGAGCGGGATCGTGAAGCATCAGGCGCCTGGATTCGACTCGCCGGCCCTCCTTTCTGTGGGTTCATCCGGGTCTTCCGCATTCGCCGAATGTTTCCTTTCCGGACCGAGTCGAAGCCGGCACATATTCTCCCGGGGATTGCACCTACCTTGACTATCCTCAAGCAAGGAGCGGCGTGCAGTAGCGTGAGCTCGAGCGACTCTACGAGCGTCAGGTCAGCCTGGCAGACAGAGAGGTCGGCCGCATGTGGCGGAGCCTGCGAGCGGATCCGCTCTGGCCGCGCACGCTCATCCTGGTGCCGGCCGATCATGGAGGGTCGTTCGGTGGCCGCGCACCGGGGCACGCCACCGGGGTGAGCGAGGAAAGTGTTGCACGCGTGCCATTGCTGGTGCGTTACGCGGGTCAGCGGGGCCGGCTCGACCGATGAGCGGCTTGCAAGCCACGTGAATATTGTGCCTACTGTTCTGGCGAGAACGTTGGGTCGCGTGCCGGGGAGCCCGAAAGGTCGCGATCTTCTAGGCAAGGACCCTGCGGAGCGCCCTGTTCATCATTGGGGGCTCTTCGATCGCGATACAGGAGGGCCCGAGGTGACCGCGTCCTTGGCCGCTTACTGGGGGCATTTCAAGCTCCGCCTGGAGTTTCCGTCAGGCGAGATAGAACTCTTTGCGCTTGTTCGTGACGGGAAGAGGACGCGAGATGTGGCCGTCGAGAACCAGGACGCCTCTCGCCGTATCCGGGATATGATCAGGCGAGATTCCTGAATGAATAAAGGACCCTGGATGATGGCACCGCACCGGAGGGGCCGCAGCGAGGGGGTTGATGTCCCTCAAGGCGGGTGGTATCCTGGCGGTGCCCATCAAGAGACGGCTGAGGGACTGGCCCTAAGACGCCGAGGCAACCAGGCGAGAGCCAAGGTGCCAAATCCTGCGAGGTGATTCACCTCGACAGATGGGAGGAACTGTTGATCAAGCCATCAGGACCTCTCTCTTGGCGGGAGCCTCGAGGGAGGCAACTTTTTTGATGTTCCGCGAGTACAGGAGATTGCAGAGTTGACCACGCTTCGCCGCCATCTGTTCACGTCAGAATCCGTCACCGAAGGTCACCCCGACAAGCTCTGCGATCAGGTCTCCGACGCCATCCTCGACGCGCTGCTCACCCAGGATCCGCTCTCCCGGGTCGCGTGCGAGTCGGTCGCCAACACCGGCTTCGTGCTCGTAACGGGCGAGGTGACCACCAAGGCCAAGATCGACATCCCGGGTATCGTCCGGGACGTGGTGGCCGACATCGGCTACACCAACGCCCGCTTCGGCATCGACGCCTCGACCTGCGCCGTCATGGTCGCCCTCGACCAGCAGTCGCCCGACATCGCGGCGGCCGTCGACCGGTCGTGGGAACTGCGCGGCGGCCTGTCGGAGGCCGAGGTCGACGCCAAGATCGACGAAATCGGCGCGGGCGACCAGGGCATGATGTTCGGCTTCGCTTGCGACGAGACGCCCGAGCTCATGCCGATGCCAATCGCCCTGGCGCACCGCCTCGCCTGGCAGCTTTCCCACGCCCGCAAGTCGGGCAAGCTGGACTGGCTGCGGCCCGACGGCAAGACCCAGGTCACGGTCGAGTACGAAAACGGCGTGCCGTCGCGGGTCGACACCATCCTCATCTCGACGCAGCACAGCCCCGAGGTCGAGCACGCGACGATCGCCGCCGGCCTCATGGAGCACGTGGTGA is a window from the Candidatus Tanganyikabacteria bacterium genome containing:
- a CDS encoding methionine adenosyltransferase, producing the protein MTTLRRHLFTSESVTEGHPDKLCDQVSDAILDALLTQDPLSRVACESVANTGFVLVTGEVTTKAKIDIPGIVRDVVADIGYTNARFGIDASTCAVMVALDQQSPDIAAAVDRSWELRGGLSEAEVDAKIDEIGAGDQGMMFGFACDETPELMPMPIALAHRLAWQLSHARKSGKLDWLRPDGKTQVTVEYENGVPSRVDTILISTQHSPEVEHATIAAGLMEHVVIPAVPEEMRSDTKYFFNPSGRFVIGGPQGDAGLTGRKIIVDTYGGYARHGGGAFSGKDPTKVDRSGAYAARYVAKNVVAAGLARKCELQVSYAIGVARPTSVTVDTFGTHTVPEEIIEQAILDVFDLRPAGIIRALDLRRPIYRQTAAYGHFGRTDVELPWERTDKVEALQKAIAAAAKA